CTGTAAATGAAGTAAAAATAGATGATGTCTTAATTATACGAAACGAAGAGGTTGTTCCTACCGATGGAGTTATAATTGAGGGGGCACCTATGTTAGACTATAGTTTTGTAACAGGAGAAGCCAATTTGATTAAAAAAGGGTTAGGTGATAAAGTTTTTGCTGGAGGAAAACAACAAGGGAAATCTATTCAAATTAAAGTAACCAAAACGGTAGATCAAAGTTATTTAACCAAGTTGTGGAGTGAGAATACTTATGAAAAACCATCAAAATTAACCAGTTTAACCGATGCTATAAGTCAGTATTTTACTTGGGGATTATTACTCATTACTTTACTCTCTGCAATTTATTGGTTTGCAGTAGATAAAAGTCAGATAATAAATGTGGTGACCTCTATTTTAATAGTGGCTTGTCCATGTGCATTAGCTTTATCAGCTCCATTTGCCATGGGGAATGTATTGCGTATTTTAGGTAAACAAGGGTTTTATTTAAAAGACAGTTCTGTAATAGAAAAAATAGCCCACGTACAAACCATTTTTTTTGATAAAACAGGAACTTTAACAACTAGAAATAAGCAGGAGTTTTCTTACGAAGGAGATGAATTATTAGATAGTGAGTTATCAATGATTAAGTCTTTGGTTAAGAATTCTAATCATCCTTTAAGCAGAACTTTGTTTAAAAAAATACAAGGAGATTTAATTGATGTAACTGAGTTTTCTGAAATTGAAGGGCAGGGAATTCAAGGTGTTTTTAATCATAAAACAGTAAAAGTAGGATCGGCCAATTTTGTAAATTCTTTTAAAAATGATGTAGAAACAGAAAGTAGAGTATATATTAGTATCGATGGAGTGCTAAAAGGATATTTTAAATTTGGAAATCAATATAGAGAAGGGATTTTTAAAACTTTAATGAGGTTAAATCAGAAACATCAAATTAATATATTGTCTGGAGATAACGATGCTTCATTAACATTTTTACAAGAAAAATTATCTTTAAAAACCAAGTATTATTTTCATCAATCTCCACAAGATAAGTTAAATCACATCAAAGCCAGTCAGCAAGAAAATAAAACAGTTATGATGGTTGGAGATGGTTTAAACGATGCTGGAGCTTTGTTGCAGTCGGATATTGGAATTGCTGTTGCAGAAGATGTAAATGTGTTTTCTCCAGCAAGTGATGCCATTATTGATGCGAATAAAATAAACCAAATCCCTCAGTTTTTTAAATTGTGTAGCGCTAGTTTAGGAGTGGTTAAAATTAGTTTTTTACTTTCTATTTTATACAATGTGGTAGGGTTGTATTTTGCTATTAGCGGATTGTTAACACCTTTAATTGCAGCCATATTAATGCCGTTGAGCTCTATAACTATTGTAGTTTTTGTAACAGTTGCTACCAATGTACTTGCAAAGTTTAATAGAGTATAATATTTTTAGTTAGGGAGTTTTAATGGTTTCTATAAACAAATCATAACCATAACCATCTGTTAAGTAATAATGGTCTCTTGGGAATGATGAGGACATAATGACAAGATGGTTAGAACTATCTTCATTAATGTAAATAGGAAAACCTTTTGTGGCTATTGTAGTTGTAGTGTTGTTTTTAATGTCATACTTTATAATTTCTCTTTTAAAGTTTTCTCTAGTAGCGTGTACATTGTTAAGATCGTTGTTGACTCCATAAATATTATTCCCTGTTTTATCAATGTATAAAGTTGTGAGTGGTGAACTATAATCTTTAATTTTAGAAAAAGTAGTAGAAGAGTAAATACTATTTCTTTGTTTGTTATAAATGTAAGAAGTGTTAGCGTTTACAGTAATATCACTGTTGTTGTATGCTAATAATGGAATTTGTTTAATACCGTTGTTTGTAATCAATCCATTAGTATCTACAGTGTAGTGAATAGCTCTTCCTTCGTATTTATGACTAACAAGAATATTGTTTTCATTAATGGTTGTTATTTCGTAATTGTACATAGATTGATGATCTGGGAAATGAGGAGATTTGTCTATATTGGTTAATGTATTATCCTGTCTTGTAAATGTAAACACATCGTCATTATTAGTAAAAACCCATGTATGATTTCCTAAATAATCAAAACTGTTAAAATAAACAGGAGTAAGATCAACTCCTTCATAATCTGACTTTCCTTCTACTTCTATACTATATTTAAAAGTTAGATCACTAGCATTATATACCCATAACTCATCACTCTGAGAAAATAATAGTTCTTTACCGTTGTTAGATGTAATTAATTTCATTTCTACGCTAGTAGAACTATAAGGTTTTTTAAAAGCTTCATTAGTGATTTTATGATTTATATAATCATATTTTATGAGCTTGTACTCTCTGTCTATAAACATATATATAAACATAGCTTGCTCATCAGCATCAAACGTGATATAGTTTATTCTTGAGAAATCTAGAATTTCAGGATACGTTAAAGTTACATTTGCAACATTATCAGTATTGTATTTATAGTTATTTCCAAAAACATTATATACATATATTGTATATCTAAGTTCACTAGAATAAAGAGGTTCTAAGTCTGTAAAACTCGTTGTGTTAACATCATCAATAATAGTTACCGTTTTCTCTTTTTCATTTTTGTTTTTATCTTGTACCACAATTTCATAATGAGAAAAATAATGATCTAAAGATTTTTCCCAAAAAAGCTGAACTTCATTGTTTTCAGATACATGATGCTCTGTGAATTTAACGTTTTTAGGGACTATATTGGTGGTGCTTACATGATTTGCATTGCTTGTTCCTAACAATCCTTTGTCTGTGTGTATTCTAAAGAAATAACAATATTCTCCATTTTCTGGAGGATTTTCATCAAAATAACTTTGAGTATTGATATCTGTAATTGTTGCAATTAATTCGGCATTGTCTGTGTTACAAAAATCTCCTTTAGCTCTATAGATTTCATATTTTTCAAATGTATTATACCCTGTGTATGCGTTCCACTTAAATTTAATGGATGAAAAAGGCTCTTGTCTAGAAAATGAAGAGGTATAAAGATCTAGTTCTTTAGGAGGAGTGTATCTATAGGCTGTAAATGTAAATAGCTCTTTGTTGTTATCGTTATTAATGTCTATTTCTGTAGAAAAAACAAATTCATTTTCTGTTAATTTTAAAATGGTTAGTTTGTCTTGTTCTGTACTATTAGAAACAGAAATAATTCCGTTATTTAACTCCCAATTTAGTTGGTTTTTTAAAGGAGTACATGTGCTAGATTCCTGAAATAAAAACTCCTCATAGATATTATCATTATAAACAAAAAAATCACGACCACATTCTTCTATGTTAATGGGTGCTTCAGCTAAAACATCATTGTTTTCAACATAAAAAATAGCCCATGTTCCTAAAAGGTCTTCTTCTTTTGCCTCTTTAAAAACATTTACGGTAGATTCATCAAGTGTTGAGATGTCATCGCTTTCACATGAAATAAAAAAACAGAAAAAGATGAATAAGGCTGTTTTTAAAATAATTTTATTTATCACTTTTCTTAGGATTATAAAAAATAATAATTTGGACCAAAATAGCCATAACAACTAAGAAAATAATTTCGATATGAGTAAAAATATCAATTGTTTTCATGACTTTGTTACTGATGAACATTTGATGTTTTCCTTCATCTAATTGAACTTTAGATAAGTTTTGTAGATTCAGAGTAATGGATTCAATTAGTTGTAGTGTTTCTTTTTGATGAGTAGACTGATTGTATACTTTTTCTATTTTATTTAAATGATCTAGTTGTTTTTTTAAATCATTAAACAAAGCAAGTTCTTTATCGGTTAATTTTGTTTGTTCGTATCTTGTAATATAACCATCTATTTCCATATCAATTTTATGACTTCTTTTTTGAAAATAAAGGGAATCTGAAGTAATCATTGCAATTTCCTTTTCATGAACTAATAAAGCTATTTCAAAAAGTAAATCACTTGCTACAACTCTGTCTTCATAAATAGTTGTTACGGATTTTCGTAGTCGATTAAAATTTTCTTTATCAACTAAGTTAGTACTTAAAACAATAAAAAAAACTAACAGAATACTAGCAACTTTTTTAATCTTATTATAATTCATAATATCACAAACTATTTTATTAATATTTATACAAAAGAGGTATCAATATATGTAATTTAAATTTTGTATAATTACATAATCATGAAAAATTATGTTCATCAATATTTGTTAAAATAAATAATTGAGATATGATAAAGTACCCTTGTAAAATCTATAAACTATGATAATAATCATTTTTTAGAGGTGTCAGTGCTCCTAATTTTGTCCCTAACAAAAAACTTTTATGAGTGTTATCTATATATTAATCCTTGTCAGTCTTTGCGTTGCTATAATTTTTTTAGCAGTATTTTTTTTAGCTGTTAAAAAAGGACAATTTGAAGATGATGAAACTCCGGCCATACGGATGCTTTTTAACGATCATATAAACAAGAATAAAGAACAAGAACTAAAAAATTAATCAGAAGACTATTTTATGGAAAAAGAACAGTTTTATTATGACAACAAAGTCGTAAAGAAATTTATTTACGCAACAATGTTTTGGGGACTCATAGGGATGTCGGTAGGACTACTACTAGCATTAATGTTTGTTTTCCCCAATATCACCAAAGGGGTTTCATGGTTAAGTTTTGGTAGGTTAAGGCCTTTACATACCAATGCCGTAATTTTTGCTTTTGTAGGAAATGCAATGTTTGCCGGGGTTTATTATTCTTTACAAAGATTGTTAAAAGCTAGAATGTTTAGCGACTTGTTAAGTAAAATAAACTTTTGGGGATGGCAAGCAATAATTGTAGCTGCAGCTATTAGTTTACCTTTAGGATACACATCAAGTAAAGAATACGCTGAGCTAGAATGGCCTATAGATATTGCCATTGCTTTTATATGGGTAGTATTTGGTATCAACATGATTGGTACAATTTTTAAAAGGAGGGAGCGTCATCTGTATGTTGCTATTTGGTTCTATTTAGGAACTTTTGTAACAGTAGCAGTATTACATATTTTTAACAGTCTGGCTTTGCCTGTTTCTTTTTTAAAGAGTTATTCTGTATATGCAGGAGTACAAGATGCATTAGTACAATGGTGGTATGGACATAATGCCGTTGCCTTTTTCCTAACAACTCCGTTTTTAGGATTGATGTATTATTTTGTACCAAAAGCAGCTAATAGACCTGTGTATTCTTATAGATTATCTATTGTTCACTTCTGGTCTTTAATTTTTATTTATATCTGGGCAGGACCTCACCATTTATTATATACCGCTTTACCAGATTGGGCTCAAAATTTAGGAGTTGCATTCTCTATTATGTTATTGGCTCCATCATGGGGAGGTATGATTAATGGATTGTTAACGCTAAGAGGAGCATGGGATAAAGTAAGAACAGATCCTGTTTTAAAGTTTATGGTAGTAGCAATTACCGGTTATGGTATGGCAACTTTTGAAGGGCCTATGTTGTCTTTAAAAGGAATTAACGCCATAGCCCACTTTTCTGACTGGATTATTGCCCATGTACACGTTGGAGCTTTGGCTTGGAATGGTTTCTTAACTTTTGGTATGATTTATTGGTTGGTTCCAGTATTGTTTAAAACCAAATTACATTCTATTAAATTAGCTAATATTCACTTCTGGTTAGGAACTTTAGGAATTATTATTTACGCTTTCCCAATGTATATAGCTGGTTTTGTTCAAGCCTCTATGTGGAAACAATTTAATCCTGATGGAACATTAGTTTATGGTAACTTTTTAGAAACTGTAACTCAAATTATTCCAATGTATTGGATGCGTGCTGTAGGTGGATCTATGTACATTGTTGGTGCAATTGTAATGTTGTTTAATATTTCTGCAACCATTAAAAAAGGTTCTGAAGTAGAAGATGATATGAGTGAAGTTGCTCCTTTACAAAGATTGAAAAAAGGAAGATTATCAGGAGAAACTTGGCATCAACAACTAGAAAGAAGACCGGTTCAATTAACCATTTTAGCAACTGTTGCTATTTTAATTGGGGGAATTGTACAAATTGTACCAACCATTATGGTGGAGTCTAATATTCCAACCATTAGCAATGTAAAACCATATACGCCTTTAGAGTTAGAGGGTAGAGATTTGTATATAAGAGAAGGTTGTGTAGGATGTCACTCTCAAATGATTCGTCCTTTCCGTTCAGAAGTAGAGCGTTACGGAGAATATTCTAAAGCAGGTGAGTTTGTTTATGATCATCCATTCTTATGGGGTTCTAAACGTACTGGGCCTGATTTACATAGAGTTGGTCAAAAATACTCTGATAGCTGGCACTTTAATCATATGTTAGATCCTCAAAGTACTTCTCCAGGTTCTATTATGCCAACTTATCCTTGGTTGTTAAAAAATACTTTGGATGCTAGTGATATTAAAGGAAAAATGGAAGTGATGGTAACATTAGGAGTTCCTTATTCTGCAGAAGAAATTGAAAATGCAGAAAAGAGTATGAAAGCTCAAGCAGATATTATTGCAGAGAATTTAACTCAAGATCCATCATTTGTAGATAGTTACCAAGCTGCTCAAGCTGATGCTAAAGCCAAAGGAGAAGAGTTTGTACCTATTCAGCAAAGAGAAATTGTGGCTTTAATTGCTTATTTACAAAGATTAGGAACCGATATAAAAACTAAATAAGATGTTAAAATTTGTAAAAAACTATATGGTAAGTATTGATGGGATTGAAATATATCCAATCATCTCTTTATCTATCTTTTTTGTCTTTTTTACCCTGTTGTTTTTATGGGTTTGGAAAGCTAAAAAAGAATATTTAGAAAAAGTAAGTAACCTACCTTTTGAATAAAAAAACTAGACTATGAGTGTTAAAAAACAAAATAAACAAATTGTAGGCTTTGTAATAGCAAGTGTTTTTGTGGGCCTAATACTAGAATGGATGTTTCCATCGGAGAATGGATATTCATCTTTAATTGCTTTAAAAATTACGTTGTATTTAATTTTTATGGCCTTGATTTTTAGTGCCCGATTTGTGGTAACAAAAATGAATCAACTATACTTATCATTGTCCTCAGAAGAAGAAAAGAAAGCTTTTTATGAAGCACAAAATGCTAAAAAAATCAATTGGTCTGATTGGAAAAGTGTTCTAGATAGTTTGATGGCTGCTAAACCAGTGGCCGAAGAAAGTGATATTATTTTAGATCATGATTATGATGGAATTAAAGAGTTAGATAATAACCTTCCGCCATGGTGGTTGTATGGATTTTATATGACAATTGTTTTTGCTTTTGGATATATGATTTATTATCATGTGTTAGATGGGAAAGATCAAAAACAAGAGTATTTAGAAGAAGTGGCTTTAGCAAAAATACAAATTGCTGCATATGAGGCTACTCAAGAAAAAGTTGATATGAGCGCTTTAGCCGATGGCGACAATGCACAAGGTAAAAAGTTGTACAAGCGTAATTGTGCTGTTTGTCATGCAATTGATGGTGGTGGTAAAATTGGACCAAACTTAACTGATGATTATTGGATCTTAGGAGGTAGTATAGAAGATATTTACAATACTATTTCTGAAGGAGGTAGAGCTGGAAAAGGAATGATTGCTTGGAAAAATAGTTTTAGTTCTCAAGACCGACAATTGTTAGCGGCTTATGTAAAAAGTTTACAAGGAACTACTCCTGCAGAACCAAAAGAAGCACAAGGGGAATTATACAAAGAAGAATAAGTACCAAGTATAAATGGCAACAGACAACAAAGAAGTTTTTAGAGACTCAATAGCAACCATCGATGATCAAGGAAAAAGATCATGGATTTATCCTAAAAAGCCTAAAGGTAAGTTTTACTCTTTAAGAACATGGGTAAGTGTTTTTTTACTGACTACTTTGTTGTCTTCTCCGTTTATAAAAATAAATGGCAATCAATTATTTTTATTTAATGTAATTGATAGAAAATTTAACATTTTAGGATTTCCTTTTTGGCCACAAGACTTCTATTTAGTGGTTTTGTCTATGCTTATAGGGGTTGTTTTTGTAATCCTCTTTACTGTAGTTTACGGACGTGTATTTTGTGGATGGATTTGTCCTCAAACTATTTTTATGGAAATGGTTTTTCGCAAAATTGAATATTGGATTGATGGAGACAAAGGAGCCCAAAAAAGATTGGCAAAACAACCTTGGAATGCCGAGAAAATTAGAAAAAGAGTACTAAAACATACAGTTTTTTTATTGATTTCTTTTATCATCTCAAATGTGTTTTTGGCTTATATAATTGGAAGTGATGAGTTGATTGATATTATTACATCACCCATTAATGAGCATGTTGGTGGTTTTATAGGTATTTGGACTTTTACAGGAGTATTTTATTTTATCTTTTCGTGGTTTAGAGAGCAAGTATGTATTATTGCTTGTCCTTATGGGCGCTTACAAGGAGTGCTTTTAGACAATAAATCTATTATTGTTGCTTATGACTATATAAGAGGTGAAAGCAAAAAAGGAAGAGCCAAATTTAAAAAGAATGAGGATAGAGAAAAAGAGGGGAAAGGAGCTTGTATAGATTGTAATCAATGTGTAGAAGTTTGTCCTACAGGTATCGATATCAGACATGGAACTCAATTGGAGTGTGTAAACTGTACTGCTTGTATGGATGCCTGTGATTTTATGATGGTTAAAACCCATCAGCCTAAAGGATTGATTCGTTATGCCTCAGAAGAAAATATCGAAAAAAATAAACCTTTTGAAGTAACAGTAAGAATTAAAGCATACACTATTATTTTAGGAATTTTAACAGTGGTGTTAATTGCCTTGCTAACAGTAAGAAGCAATGTTCAGGCAAACTTTTTTAGGGTGCCAGGAGAGTTGTATCAAGTAAAAGAGGGGAGATTAATTAGTAATGTTTACACTTATAAACTGGTAAATAAAACTACAAAAGATATTGATTCTTTGTCTTTTAAAATTGTTTCTCACAAAGGGGAAATTCAATTGGTAGGAACCACTCATTTGTTACTAAAAAGACAAGATATTTATGAAGGAACTGTTTTTATAGAAATCCCCGAGGGAATGTTAGAAGATAGTAATGAAAAAATTAAGATTGGTGTTTTTAAAGGGGATAAAGAAATAACCACCACAACCACTAATTTTTTAAGTCCTAAAAATAAGTGGTAATAAACAATTAAAAAGTGAATTATGAAGATTAATTGGGGTACAAGTATAGTATTGGCTTTTGTCTGTTTTATTGTGTTTATTTTATTCTTTGTGGTAAAAACATTTACACAAAAAGAATATGAGTTTGATTTGGTTTCAAATCAATATTACGAAGATGAATTAGCTTTTCAAAAGACCATTAATAATGCTGAAAATACAGAGAAGTTAGAAAACAAAGTTGAGTTTGTTTTGTTAAATAATGAATTAAAAATTAACATTCCTAACGCTAAAAACGAATTAATTATTGGAGAGATTCATTTTTATAGACCATCAAACAAAAAATTAGATTTTATCAAAAAAATAGCCTCAAAAAATAATGTTTTAACTTTTACTAGTGAGGAGTTGGTAAAGGGTAGATGGGATGTGTCTGTTACTTGGTATTATGAAAATGAACCTCAAAATCAATTTTTTAAAAAGGAACAAATATATTTTTAGATGATATTATCAGCCTTTATATTTGGTTTGCTTAGTAGTTTACACTGTGTAGGTATGTGTGGACCCATTGCTTTTGCTTTGCCAGTACATGCTGGTACTAAAAGTCAAAAATGGTCTAAAATTATTGCCTATCATTTTGGGAGATTACTTACTTATGCTTGTATAGGCTTTGTTTTTGGTTTGTTTGGAAAAACTTTTGTTTTGTTAGGCTTACAACAAACACTTTCTATTGTAGCAGGTGTTATTCTTATTCTTATTGCTTTATTTCAAAAAAAAATACTGAATTATTTAGAGCAAAAATCCTCATCAAAAATAGTTGGGTTGATTAAGAATACTTATCAAAAAATTTCAAAATCTAATACAGTACTAAATTTTATGAGTTTAGGAATGCTAAACGGATTGTTACCATGCGGTACTGTTTATATTGCTTTAATTGGAGCCATTGCTATTGGTAACATGGCTTATAGCAGCTTATATATGTTTGTTTTTGGATTGGGTACTTTGCCCTTAATGCTTTTGTTAATGGGAGCTAAGATTTTAAGTAGAGAACGATTTAGAACTGTTTTTAAAAGAGCGGTTCCGGTAATGTTACTAGTTGTAGGAGTATTATTTGTTTTAAGGGGAATGGGCTTAGGAATTGCCTTTGTATCTCCTACAGATATGAGTTTACAAATTCAATTTGTGCCTGTTGGTTGTCATTAAATTTATTTTCAATCATAAAAAAAGCAGTAATTATAAATTACTGCTTTTTTTATGGAGTTACTTTAAACTGTTTTAGAAAATTGTAACTGATTGTTATCTCCTAAATATTGGTCTATGGCCATACAAATATTTCTTATAAAAGGTCTTCCTTTATCGGTTACTATTATTTTTGATTTTTTAATGGTAACCAAACCATCATGTACTAAAGGAAACATTTTTAAAGGAGCTTTTTCAAGAGATTTATTTTCTGTACTCCATGTTGTTTCGTAATGACACATTAAGTTTAAAATATGTTGTCTAATGATTAAATCTTCGTTAGATGAAATATGTCCTTTGGCAATAGGGAATATTCTATTGTTTACCAATTGTTGATATTCTTCAATACTTTTTACATTCTGATAAAAACTATTCCAACTATCACCTATAGAAGAAACTCCTAATCCAATCATTAAATCAGTTTTGGCATGGGTATATCCCATAAAGTTTCTGTGTAGTGTATGGTTAACTAAAGCTTTGTATAAAGAGTCTGTAGGTAATGCAAAATGATCCATACCTATGTTGTGATATCCAAATTCTTGAAGCAATAATTTTCCTTCTTCGTACATTAATAACTTTTCTTTACCAGAAGGTAAATTTTCTTCGGAATATCCTCTTTGTCCATTTCCTTTTAACCAAGGTACATGTGCATAGCTATAAAATGCTATTCTATCAGGACTTAATTCTTTGGTTTTTTCTATGGTATTAATAACATCATCTATGGTTTGAAATGGCAATCCATAAATAATATCATGTCCTACAGATGTATAACCAACTTCTCTAGCCAATTCGGTTACTTTTTTTACTTTTTCAAAAGGTTGCATTCTATGAATGGCTTTTTGGACAGTTTCATTATAATCTTGTACTCCGAAAGAAACACGTCTAAATCCTAAGTTATATAAGGTTTGTAAATGTTCTTTAGTAGTGTTGTTAGGATGTCCTTCAAAACTAAACTCATAATCCTCTGCCAATCGAGAAGTATTGATGATACAAGTTAAAAGGTAATGTAGGTTTTCAGAACTAAAAAAAGTAGGAGTCCCACCACCAATATGCAATTCCTTAATTACTGGTTTTTCATCAAAAAGATTTAAGTACATAGACCATTCCTTTAAAACGGCATTGATGTATGGTGTTTCAACATCGTGTCTTTTGGTAATTCTTTTGTTACATCCACAAAAAGTACATAGACTTTCACAAAAAGGTAAATGGATATAAACACTAATTCCTTGTGTATTATTGGTTTTGGTAAAAGTGTCAATCATTTTACTCTTCCAAGTTTTAAGTCTAAAATCTTGAACATTCCAATGCGGAACCGTAGGGTAACTTGTATACCTTGGGCCTGGAACATTGTATTTGTTAATTAGGTTAATATCCATAGCTTTTTATTTTTTAAAGAGTTTGTAGCTTTAATTGTAGATCGATTACTTTTTGATATTTATCTGATAAACTATCTAAAGCTTGTTTGTTTTGCTCTACAAGTTCATTAAAGTTGTTTTGAAATAATTGTTGGTAGTATGAAATACCAGACAATAAATTACTTGTAAACCTTGTTAAGGTTTTGTTTTGCTTAGGGTTAAATTGCTCATTTATTTGATTAGATAAATAAGTAACATACATATCTAATTCTTTAATAAACATGTTAGGTCTATCATTTCTTTTGATGATGTTTATTTTACCATATATATGGTCTATCATGTTAGATAGGCTAACTTTTTCGCTAAAATAAGCTAGGTTAGGACCAGGGCATACAGAAACACCTTTACCTTCGGTTTTGGTTTCTATACCGTAATTTAATAGGGCAGTTGTCCCTAAACCTACACAGATACATGACTTTTCGGTTACCTTATCAATTTCTTTTTGCTGTTCAATAAGGCTCAACTCATTATTTTCTTGAAGCTGTTTTATTTTTAAATATTGATATTCCCTAGAAGCAATACATTGTCCTTCTGCTTTAAATTCTTGATTTAAGGCAACATGTCTTTTAGGACAAGCACTACCAGGTCTGTTTTTAGTAATATTTAATTCTTTTTGTTCGTCTTTAGTATTTCCTTTTAAATTGTTAAAAGGAACTCCTAAGGGAGAAATATTACTTAAATACAAATCTTTTTCTTTGGCATGCGCTAGTTTGTCAAGGGTTTCAACATCTACAGTAGTAGCTTCTGGAACCAATAAAAAAGGGGAGCCCCATCCAATAGAATCTAAATCGTAGTTTTTTAATAAAAATTTGTGTTCTTCTGCCGTACCCACACCACCTTGAGCAGATATTTTTAAATCGGGCATATTTGCAGAAATCTCTTTGTTTTTTTGTGCTAAAGCTTTAGTAAACAAATCATAAGTAATATTGTATAATTCTTTTCTGTTGGTTTTAAACTCTTCTAGAACAGGGCCTAATAAGTATCCATCGGTTGCAAAAGCATGTCCACCGCAATTTAATCCAGATTCAATTCTATACTCAGTTACCCATAAACCTTTTTTGGCTAAATATTTTCCTTGGATTAGTGCAGAGCGATAATCACTAACTTTTAAAATTATTTTCTTTTTAATGTATCCATTTTCATCAGGATAAAAATCTTCAAAGTTTTCTAGGTAATTATAAAGTCTTGGGTTCATACCAGCAGAAAAAACAATTGAAGAGTCTAAATTAGATTTTGCATAACCTCTTAAAGCTGCATGAGCATCATTATATTCAACAGGCAAAGCTTCGTGGTCTACATAGTTTGTTTTATCAATTTTGGTCATAATATTTACATCTATACGACCTGGTTTTAAGTTGTGTTTTATTAATAATTTGATTTCTGTTAAATCATCACTTTGTATTAAGCGTTGTTTTAATTCAGAACCAGAAGGTAGATGTTTGATGAAATCAACAAAAATAGCGTCCTTAATACTTGATATATTTTTAAGCTTTTTAATTTTGGTTTGAATTAAATCATTCATCATATTAAGATAAGATGTAATTCTTAACGCTCTGTAATCAATAGTTTTATCGCTGATTTCTATGTATTTAAGCTGATTTAATTCAGAATAATATTTACGCAGTTTTTCAAGTAAAATATCATCAACTAAAGAAATTACAGAGTTAATTCCATAAGCTGCAACTTTTAGCGGACTGTCTGCCGTAAAACCAATTCCCATTACAGGAATATGAAAGGTGTGTTTTTCCATTATAATTAATTGATGGTTATATGGCAAATTTATGGGGTTATGTACTTTATTAAAATGATAAATATCATTAGTACATAATTATTAGTCAACCTCTTATTATTAAATGCTTATTAAGTACTTTTGCAGTATGAGTATATTGATGGAAGAATTTTTACAAGACTTACCTAATAAAGCCCAAAAGGTTAAAAAGGAAAACGTTTCTTATTTTAAGAGATTAAAAAAAAGAACGCCTAAAAACTTAGATTATGTAATGCAAGATTTACATGATAAAGAGTTTGAGAGTACAGATTGTTTAACT
Above is a genomic segment from Wenyingzhuangia fucanilytica containing:
- a CDS encoding heavy metal translocating P-type ATPase, with protein sequence MEGKPCYHCGEESIMDIVVFDDKIFCCHGCKTVYEIFKDNDLTAYYDFEKNPGITPNDIKGKYAFLNNDAVVSKLLDFQEDGIEVVTLYIPKIHCSSCVWVLEHLQKLNDGVIKSRVHFSKKNVQITYNHKISLQQLVELLAMIGYDPYISLEDGEKKKKHSKANTYKLAIAGFAFGNSMFLSFPDYFGKPDVWLTQYQPLFVLLMFLFSLPVVFYAANDYFISAYKGLRKRILNIDVPISIGVVVLFLRSSYEFFTGTGQGYFDSLTGLIFFLLLGKLFQQKTYDFLSFERDFKSYFPIAVSTIVHKKEVVIPVNEVKIDDVLIIRNEEVVPTDGVIIEGAPMLDYSFVTGEANLIKKGLGDKVFAGGKQQGKSIQIKVTKTVDQSYLTKLWSENTYEKPSKLTSLTDAISQYFTWGLLLITLLSAIYWFAVDKSQIINVVTSILIVACPCALALSAPFAMGNVLRILGKQGFYLKDSSVIEKIAHVQTIFFDKTGTLTTRNKQEFSYEGDELLDSELSMIKSLVKNSNHPLSRTLFKKIQGDLIDVTEFSEIEGQGIQGVFNHKTVKVGSANFVNSFKNDVETESRVYISIDGVLKGYFKFGNQYREGIFKTLMRLNQKHQINILSGDNDASLTFLQEKLSLKTKYYFHQSPQDKLNHIKASQQENKTVMMVGDGLNDAGALLQSDIGIAVAEDVNVFSPASDAIIDANKINQIPQFFKLCSASLGVVKISFLLSILYNVVGLYFAISGLLTPLIAAILMPLSSITIVVFVTVATNVLAKFNRV
- a CDS encoding fibronectin type III domain-containing protein, producing the protein MINKIILKTALFIFFCFFISCESDDISTLDESTVNVFKEAKEEDLLGTWAIFYVENNDVLAEAPINIEECGRDFFVYNDNIYEEFLFQESSTCTPLKNQLNWELNNGIISVSNSTEQDKLTILKLTENEFVFSTEIDINNDNNKELFTFTAYRYTPPKELDLYTSSFSRQEPFSSIKFKWNAYTGYNTFEKYEIYRAKGDFCNTDNAELIATITDINTQSYFDENPPENGEYCYFFRIHTDKGLLGTSNANHVSTTNIVPKNVKFTEHHVSENNEVQLFWEKSLDHYFSHYEIVVQDKNKNEKEKTVTIIDDVNTTSFTDLEPLYSSELRYTIYVYNVFGNNYKYNTDNVANVTLTYPEILDFSRINYITFDADEQAMFIYMFIDREYKLIKYDYINHKITNEAFKKPYSSTSVEMKLITSNNGKELLFSQSDELWVYNASDLTFKYSIEVEGKSDYEGVDLTPVYFNSFDYLGNHTWVFTNNDDVFTFTRQDNTLTNIDKSPHFPDHQSMYNYEITTINENNILVSHKYEGRAIHYTVDTNGLITNNGIKQIPLLAYNNSDITVNANTSYIYNKQRNSIYSSTTFSKIKDYSSPLTTLYIDKTGNNIYGVNNDLNNVHATRENFKREIIKYDIKNNTTTTIATKGFPIYINEDSSNHLVIMSSSFPRDHYYLTDGYGYDLFIETIKTP
- a CDS encoding MCP four helix bundle domain-containing protein; the protein is MNYNKIKKVASILLVFFIVLSTNLVDKENFNRLRKSVTTIYEDRVVASDLLFEIALLVHEKEIAMITSDSLYFQKRSHKIDMEIDGYITRYEQTKLTDKELALFNDLKKQLDHLNKIEKVYNQSTHQKETLQLIESITLNLQNLSKVQLDEGKHQMFISNKVMKTIDIFTHIEIIFLVVMAILVQIIIFYNPKKSDK
- the ccoS gene encoding cbb3-type cytochrome oxidase assembly protein CcoS: MSVIYILILVSLCVAIIFLAVFFLAVKKGQFEDDETPAIRMLFNDHINKNKEQELKN